Genomic segment of Candidatus Jordarchaeales archaeon:
CCATGCTTACCTCCCCCCGCTTGTTTAAAACATCGCCGATTACCTCTTTCAACTTTGACGCTACGCTCCTCCCTACGGAGCACGTGGAAACGAGGACGAGCCCGGCTACTCTTTCAGGATATTTTAACGCGAAGCTCTGTGCAATGAATCCCCCCATTGAAACCCCTAAAATGAATACTCTATCCGCTCCTATGAAGTCGAGAAGTTCCCTTAAATCCTCACTGAAGAGATTTATGCTGTAACGTTCATCTGGCTTGTCACTCAAACCAACACCCCTATTATCGAAGACGACACAGGAGTATTTGGACGGAAACACGCGGAGCTGCTTGAACCAAAGCCAACGGGAGCAACCCCACTCTTCTACCATGACTAAGGGGGATCCCTCCCCATGAACCTCAAAAAACAACATTTTACCATCCCTAAGGGTTATGTAAGGCACATTTTAAACCCCCAAAAAGCAAAGTGGGATGTACGAAAAAGAGAATAATGATGAGGGATATAAATTTAAATTGTTCTTAAGGGGAATATTTCCAAAAGCTGAGTCCTAAGTCTAGCTTAAATCTTACACGTTCACTCGGTTTCACGCTTGTCCTTCTCATGTCGCGCTCAAACGGGTGGTGTTCGCTGTTGGATTACGCTAGTTTGAAGAAAAGCCTTTGTAAAATGATAGCTGGGGAAATAACTCTCTCGGAAGACCCTGGTGCAACTATGCGTATGTGGCGTGAACGCTTCCAAGTGTCGCAAAAAGAAATTGCGAATGCTCTTGGCGTTTCACCTTCAGTCATCAGCGACTACGAAAGCGGCCGCCGTCTCTCCCCCAGAATAGATACTGTCCAAAAGTTCGTTAAGTGTCTAATCGAGATAGACGAAGCTAGAGGAGGAACTGTGGTAAACGGGCTCTTAAGGATGGTGGGCAACGACATACCGTCTGACGTCATACTAGACATAAAGGAGTTCTCATATCCCGTTAAGGCCGAGTCCCTCTGTACGCACCTTAAATGCAAGATTCTTGCGAACGAAGATTTACTGGATCAGCCAATATACGGCTACACGGCGATAGACGTCGTCAACGCCATATTGAAACTTTCGTCGGAGCAGCTGATGTTGCTTTACGGTGCGACGCCACAGAGGGCGGCGATCCTCGTTAACGTCACAAGCGGAAGAGCGTCCATGGTCGCCATAAAAGCTAGCCAAATGTCTCTTTCACACGTTAAACCAACAGC
This window contains:
- a CDS encoding helix-turn-helix domain-containing protein is translated as MDYASLKKSLCKMIAGEITLSEDPGATMRMWRERFQVSQKEIANALGVSPSVISDYESGRRLSPRIDTVQKFVKCLIEIDEARGGTVVNGLLRMVGNDIPSDVILDIKEFSYPVKAESLCTHLKCKILANEDLLDQPIYGYTAIDVVNAILKLSSEQLMLLYGATPQRAAILVNVTSGRASMVAIKASQMSLSHVKPTAVILHGLKKIDPLALKIAESERILLAASTIKGVKNLVKTLREFMPHQLT